The following is a genomic window from Lysinibacillus sp. G4S2.
ATCTTCCAACGACACATATGGACCAGGTGATAGTAGTAATTCATTTCCACGACGAATTCCGACAATCGTACACGATGTATTTTGCCAAAAATTCAATCCTTGTACTGTTTGATGGATGCAAGGACTTTCAGTTGTCATTTCTAATTGATAAGGGATAAATGGATTGACGGATCGGAAATGTTCAGTTCGACTAATCAGCTGTTTGGTCTTTTCCTGTAAATTTATTAATTCTTGGTGCTGCTTCTGAATACTAGTTATAAGCTCATTTTGAAGCTCATGGACAGATTGAACATCATGGAATTGTCGGACAAAATGCGCAGCCTTTTCATATGATTTTATAATAACTCCACTGCCTTTTGAGGCCTCCACAATTTCCAAGTCCTGCAAAACGGCAATCGCTCTTCTAGCAGTTTCAGCTGAGACATTATATTGGCTAGCAAGAGAGGATCTTGCATAAATTTTATCTCCGATTCGGTATTTTCTTTCTACAATTTTTGAG
Proteins encoded in this region:
- a CDS encoding TrkA C-terminal domain-containing protein, translated to MQLEKNVQLKQPKYQQIAVDLASKIVERKYRIGDKIYARSSLASQYNVSAETARRAIAVLQDLEIVEASKGSGVIIKSYEKAAHFVRQFHDVQSVHELQNELITSIQKQHQELINLQEKTKQLISRTEHFRSVNPFIPYQLEMTTESPCIHQTVQGLNFWQNTSCTIVGIRRGNELLLSPGPYVSLEDGDIIYFIGNDESFARVQSFLYPN